From a single Miscanthus floridulus cultivar M001 chromosome 8, ASM1932011v1, whole genome shotgun sequence genomic region:
- the LOC136478398 gene encoding uncharacterized protein: MSRLLPPAKTLLLSPFPAFSPPPPPPPHPFPLPRIHVRTSAGRGAAAENAAASGTTARGRRLVKVREERRRREYDREHTYPGWAKVLENACRDDEELRAILGDSIGNPELMKQRIQERVRKKGRAQFNKSKTGSIVAFKVSFRDFNPLNSFIWFELFGEPTDRIVDLLGGVIQAWYVMGRLGAYNSSNLQLANSMMDYDPSYDSEEASSVMPSSFHDISDVEFQDNWARVWVDLGTSDYLGLDVLLNCLTQLSSEHLGIKQVVFGGKKMGDWEEGMTSSDYGYKHFKI; this comes from the exons ATGTCACGGCTACTGCCGCCTGCTAAAACCCTCCTTCTCTCTCCCTTCCCGGCGTtctcgccgccaccgccaccgcctcctcATCCTTTTCCTCTTCCTCGCATCCACGTCCGTACATCAGCGGGGAGAGGCGCTGCGGCAGAGAACGCGGCAGCGTCCGGGACGACGGCGAGGGGGCGGCGGCTGGTCAAGGTgcgggaggagcgccgccgccgcgagtACGACCGGGAGCACACCTACCCCGGATGGGCCAA GGTTCTGGAGAACGCCTGCAGAGATGATGAGGAGCTCCGCGCCATTCTCGGTGATAGCATCGGCAACCCGGAGCTCATGAAGCAAAGG ATCCAAGAAAGGGTGCGCAAGAAAGGCAGGGCTCAATTCAACAAGTCCAAGACAGGCTCCATTGTTGCTTTTAAAGTCAGCTTCCGAGA CTTCAACCCGTTGAATTCATTCATTTGGTTTGAGCTCTTTGGAGAACCAACAGATCGAATTGTTGACCTGCTTGGCGGT GTAATTCAGGCTTGGTACGTCATGGGAAGGCTAGGAGCTTATAATTCTTCAAATTTGCAG CTGGCCAACTCAATGATGGACTAtgacccttcatatgattctgaAGAAGCTTCCTCAGTAATGCCATCATCTTTCCATGATATCAGCGATGTCGAGTTCCAAGATAATTGGGCCAGGGTTTG GGTGGACCTTGGAACCTCGGATTACCTTGGCTTGGATGTATTACTAAACTGCTTAACACAGTTGAGCTCAGA GCACTTGGGTATCAAACAAGTGGTTTTTGGAGGCAAGAAAATGGGTGACTGGGAAGAGGGCATGACGAGCTCAGATTATGGATACAAGCATTTCAAGATATGA
- the LOC136475224 gene encoding pentatricopeptide repeat-containing protein At5g38730-like: MPPMAASRAAVDLSRELCAAIIKSTLRPNLHLALLAAAPSLLTAVLHRLSPLPSAALAFFRALPPPHPLDASLALLRLLAPHPRHHPAARALLRDLSLRHPLSSPLLLPSLLAAADPRVPSWLVLVLAQSARAHDAVRVFDQMRARGLAPDAHACTALLTALARARMTATARRVFDEMARAGLAVSTHVYNAMLHVCLKAGDTTRAEALVTRMDAAGVPLDRFSYNTVIALYCRKEMRYEAMCVRDRMDKEGIRADTVTWNSLIHGLCKNGRVKEAAQLFAEIVAAQATPDNVTYTTLIDGYCRAGNIEAAVKLRSEMEATGMLPGVATYNAILRKLCEDGKMKEVNQLLNEMDERKVQADHVTCNTLINAYCKRGDMTSACKVKIKMMESGLQLNQFTYKALIHGFCKAKELDEAKEAFFQMVDAGFSPNYSVFSWLVDGFCKKNNADAVLVIPDELMKRGLPPDKAVYRSLIRRLCRKGMVDQAQKVFDQMQGKGLVGDSLIYTTLAYMYLTEGKPVAASNTLDDMAKNQLYITLQIYNCLCTSYADEKETLNMLWVRAIERGLIRKSVYKLMHQARLESTKLAVETGGCAPVSRPDYLEATLGT; this comes from the exons ATGCCACCCATGGCGGCATCCCGCGCCGCCGTCGACCTCTCACGAGAGCTCTGCGCCGCCATCATCAAATCCACCCTCCGGCCCAACCTCCACCTCGCGCTCCTCGCCGCCGCGCCGTCCCTTCTCACCGCTGTCCTCCACCGCCTCTCCCCGCTCCCCTCCGCCGCGCTCGCCTTCTTccgcgcgctgccgccgccgcacccgctGGACGCCTCGCTCGCCCTCCTCCGACTCCTGGCGCCGCACCCGCGCCACCACCCCGCCGCGCGGGCGCTCCTCCGGGACCTCTCCCTCCGCCACCCGCTCTCCTCCCCGctcctcctcccctctctcctcgccgccgccgaccccCGCGTCCCCAGCtggctcgtcctcgtcctcgcccaGTCCGCGCGCGCCCACGACGCCGTACGGGTGTTCGACCAGATGCGCGCGCGCGGCCTCGCCCCCGACGCCCACGCCTGCACCGCGCTCCTCACCGCGCTCGCCAGGGCCCGGATGACGGCCACCGCGCGCAGGGTGTTCGACGAAATGGCCAGGGCCGGGCTCGCCGTCAGCACGCACGTCTACAACGCCATGCTGCACGTGTGTCTCAAGGCCGGGGACACCACGCGCGCCGAGGCGCTCGTCACCAGGATGGACGCGGCTGGCGTGCCCTTGGACCGATTCTCCTATAACACCGTCATCGCGCTCTACTGCAGGAAGGAGATGAGGTACGAGGCCATGTGCGTGCGGGACCGCATGGACAAGGAGGGGATACGGGCAGATACCGTCACATGGAACTCCTTGATCCATGGCTTGTGCAAGAATGGCAGGGTGAAGGAGGCGGCTCAGCTCTTTGCAGAGATAGTAGCGGCACAGGCGACGCCGGACAATGTGACCTACACCACACTGATTGATGGGTACTGTCGTGCCGGCAATATTGAGGCGGCGGTCAAGCTCCGAAGCGAGATGGAGGCGACGGGCATGCTCCCAGGTGTCGCGACTTACAATGCCATTCTCAGGAAGCTCTGTGAGGATGGCAAGATGAAGGAAGTTAATCAGTTGCTTAACGAGATGGACGAGAGGAAGGTGCAGGCTGATCATGTGACCTGCAATACGCTGATCAACGCGTACTGCAAGAGAGGGGACATGACCTCAGCATGCAAGGTCAAGATAAAGATGATGGAGTCTGGGCTGCAGCTCAATCAGTTCACTTACAAGGCTCTCATCCATGGATTCTGCAAGGCCAAGGAGCTCGATGAAGCCAAGGAAGCCTTCTTTCAGATGGTCGATGCAG GGTTTTCACCCAATTATAGTGTATTTTCATGGCTTGTCGATGGTTTCTGCAAGAAGAACAATGCAGATGCAGTGCTAGTCATCCCCGATGAACTTATGAAAAGAGGTCTTCCACCAGATAAAGCAGTATATAGATCTCTGATTCGAAGGCTTTGCAGAAAAGGGATGGTTGATCAGGCACAAAAAGTATTCGACCAGATGCAAGGCAAAGGCTTAGTTGGTGACAGCCTTATATACACCACACTTGCATACATGTATCTGACTGAAGGAAAGCCAGTTGCCGCTTCGAATACCTTGGATGATATGGCAAAGAATCAATTGTACATAACGCTCCAGATTTACAACTGCCTGTGTACCTCTTATGCTGATGAGAAGGAAACCCTCAATATGCTGTGGGTTCGTGCTATTGAGAGAGGCCTAATCAGGAAGAGTGTGTACAAACTGATGCACCAAGCAAGGCTGGAATCAACGAAGCTTGCAGTTGAGACTGGGGGGTGTGCTCCTGTTTCAAGGCCAGACTATCTAGAGGCTACACTTGGTACTTGA
- the LOC136475225 gene encoding uncharacterized protein isoform X2: MGCFNSKPNDAGAIRRRPGNIGEVAVFIPGLRVPESLELSQPLGDGHSRRLTERLAALRSRIVVMAAHEALSVTRPRKRTFTQHGGSTSADLPQALEDYLPVLLGLVKEGSNLEDKIQFSWMDQEDDAEEKALPSSWYEVLSVLHMMAMLRLSQANSLPLPKTSLEGYHAKVSEDNKRASVEIFLKASGFLECAIQHVLPRISPENRKGLPVDLSEGVLKAICMQALGQAIDVQLGLAIDSPKATLAVKRRLACEMVKCWQQAHESMADLSLIDSWGEKHWLFVTWKSIEAKAAAYYYHGLILDEGNTEKSHRMAVAALQSAEEFLKESKDAAEAFHAAPPVSRSPPACGSMKYLHVKIQKDSSCKVRINKDLYSNDSIREAVPALPDFAVALKPEEYRLPAVTVGASND; encoded by the exons ATGGGGTGcttcaattctaagccaaatgATGCCGGTGCAATCAGAAGAAGACCTGGGAACATAGGTGAGGTTGCTGTGTTTATACCTGGATTGCGGGTTCCTGAGAGTTTGGAGCTATCTCAGCCGCTAGGCGATGGCCACTCGAGGAGGCTGACCGAACGTTTGGCTGCGTTGAGGAGCCGAATAGTGGTCATGGCTGCTCATGAAGCATTGTCGGTGACTAGGCCCAGGAAGCGCACCTTTACACAGCATG GAGGATCTACATCAGCTGATCTTCCGCAGGCTTTGGAAGATTACTTGCCAGTTCTTCTTGGACTGGTAAAAGAGG GGAGCAACTTGGAAGATAAGATACAGTTTTCCTGGATGGACCAAGAGGATGATGCAGAG GAGAAGGCATTGCCCAGTTCTTGGTATGAGGTGTTGTCAGTTTTGCACATGATGGCTATGCTGCGTTTATCTCAAGCAAATTCCCTGCCTCTTCCAAAGACATCACTTGAGGGTTACCATGCTAAAGTATCTGAAG ATAACAAACGTGCTTCCGTTGAAATATTTCTCAAGGCATCTGGGTTCTTGGAGTGTGCTATCCAAcatgttcttcctaggatatccCCAGAAAATAG GAAAGGTCTTCCTGTAGACTTATCTGAAGGAGTCCTGAAAGCGATCTGCATGCAAGCTCTGGGTCAA GCAATTGATGTCCAACTTGGGTTGGCAATTGACAGTCCAAAGGCTACCCTAGCAGTAAAAAGGAGGTTAGCATGTGAGATGGTCAAGTGTTGGCAACAG GCACATGAAAGTATGGCGGATTTATCTCTGATTGATAGCTGGGGTGAGAAGCACTGGCTCTTTGTGACGTGGAAGTCTATTGAAGCAA AGGCTGCAGCATACTATTATCATGGTCTTATCCTTGACGAAGGCAACACGGAGAAATCCCACAGGATGGCCGTGGCAGCATTGCAATCTGCAGAGGAGTTTCTCAAGGAGAGCAAAGATGCGGCGGAAGCCTTCCACGCAGCACCTCCTGTTTCAAG AAGCCCACCTGCGTGTGGATCGATGAAGTATCTCCACGTGAAGATCCAGAAGGACTCGTCCTGCAAAGTTCGCATCAACAAGGACCTCTACAGCAACGACAG CATCCGCGAGGCAGTGCCGGCGCTGCCGGATTTCGCTGTGGCTCTGAAGCCCGAGGAATACCGGCTCCCTGCTGTGACGGTAGGCGCGTCAAATGACTAG
- the LOC136475225 gene encoding uncharacterized protein isoform X1: protein MGCFNSKPNDAGAIRRRPGNIGEVAVFIPGLRVPESLELSQPLGDGHSRRLTERLAALRSRIVVMAAHEALSVTRPRKRTFTQHGGSTSADLPQALEDYLPVLLGLVKEGSNLEDKIQFSWMDQEDDAEEKALPSSWYEVLSVLHMMAMLRLSQANSLPLPKTSLEGYHAKVSEDNKRASVEIFLKASGFLECAIQHVLPRISPENRKGLPVDLSEGVLKAICMQALGQAIDVQLGLAIDSPKATLAVKRRLACEMVKCWQQAAAYYYHGLILDEGNTEKSHRMAVAALQSAEEFLKESKDAAEAFHAAPPVSRSPPACGSMKYLHVKIQKDSSCKVRINKDLYSNDSIREAVPALPDFAVALKPEEYRLPAVTVGASND from the exons ATGGGGTGcttcaattctaagccaaatgATGCCGGTGCAATCAGAAGAAGACCTGGGAACATAGGTGAGGTTGCTGTGTTTATACCTGGATTGCGGGTTCCTGAGAGTTTGGAGCTATCTCAGCCGCTAGGCGATGGCCACTCGAGGAGGCTGACCGAACGTTTGGCTGCGTTGAGGAGCCGAATAGTGGTCATGGCTGCTCATGAAGCATTGTCGGTGACTAGGCCCAGGAAGCGCACCTTTACACAGCATG GAGGATCTACATCAGCTGATCTTCCGCAGGCTTTGGAAGATTACTTGCCAGTTCTTCTTGGACTGGTAAAAGAGG GGAGCAACTTGGAAGATAAGATACAGTTTTCCTGGATGGACCAAGAGGATGATGCAGAG GAGAAGGCATTGCCCAGTTCTTGGTATGAGGTGTTGTCAGTTTTGCACATGATGGCTATGCTGCGTTTATCTCAAGCAAATTCCCTGCCTCTTCCAAAGACATCACTTGAGGGTTACCATGCTAAAGTATCTGAAG ATAACAAACGTGCTTCCGTTGAAATATTTCTCAAGGCATCTGGGTTCTTGGAGTGTGCTATCCAAcatgttcttcctaggatatccCCAGAAAATAG GAAAGGTCTTCCTGTAGACTTATCTGAAGGAGTCCTGAAAGCGATCTGCATGCAAGCTCTGGGTCAA GCAATTGATGTCCAACTTGGGTTGGCAATTGACAGTCCAAAGGCTACCCTAGCAGTAAAAAGGAGGTTAGCATGTGAGATGGTCAAGTGTTGGCAACAG GCTGCAGCATACTATTATCATGGTCTTATCCTTGACGAAGGCAACACGGAGAAATCCCACAGGATGGCCGTGGCAGCATTGCAATCTGCAGAGGAGTTTCTCAAGGAGAGCAAAGATGCGGCGGAAGCCTTCCACGCAGCACCTCCTGTTTCAAG AAGCCCACCTGCGTGTGGATCGATGAAGTATCTCCACGTGAAGATCCAGAAGGACTCGTCCTGCAAAGTTCGCATCAACAAGGACCTCTACAGCAACGACAG CATCCGCGAGGCAGTGCCGGCGCTGCCGGATTTCGCTGTGGCTCTGAAGCCCGAGGAATACCGGCTCCCTGCTGTGACGGTAGGCGCGTCAAATGACTAG